The genomic DNA GAAAAAGCATATAAACTTTTAGCGGCACAAGAAGGAATTTCAAATTCGGAAGCAAAATCAATGATAGACCGCGGTTTGGTATACGCCGCAAATAAAAAAGTGATGATTGCCCGCGGAGATATTGATACAAAAACTCTATTTAAAGTTGAAAAAATAGAAAAAATAAAACCTATTTTTGAAAATGATGATTTGGTTGTCGTAGATAAACCTGCCCATGTAAATTCAGATGAAATTGAGAGACAGTTTAAGCCTGCAGTACTTCTGCATAGACTTGATCGTGAAACAAGCGGAGTTTTAATGCTTGTAAAAAATGAAGAGTTTAGAGAAAAAGCTATACAAGAGTTCAAAAGAGATAGAGTTTACAAAGAGTATATCGCATGGATTGAGGGGATTTTAAGTGAACCGGTAGATGTAGATAAACCGATACTTACTACCAAGAAAAACAACCGTGCGTCTTCAAATGTATCGGCAAAAGGAAAGCCTGCAAGAACAGAGATTTTTCCTGATATTGTCAGCGGAAACAAAACAAAAGTCAAATGTATTATCCATCACGGAAGAACACATCAGATAAGAACCCATTTAAGATATATAGAACACCCGATAGTCGGTGATGAGCAGTACGGCGGAAGACGGGCAAAACGCGTAATGCTTCATGCTTACAAAGTAAGACTTCTTGGGATGGAGTTTGTAGCACCTGAGCCAAAGACATTTGTTCATTTTGAGTAATAAAGACTTTGTGGTATGTTTATATGTTAAAATGCAGTGACGATACCCTATATACGGGTATTACTACAGATTTAGCCAGAAGAGTAGATGAACATAACAACTCGCCAAAAGCAGCAAAATATACGCGTATTAGAAGACCGGTAGAACTAATTTACTCTGAAAATTATGAAGATAAAAGCGGTGCTTCTAAACGAGAGTATGATATAAAGCAACTCTCAAGAGTTCAAAAACTCTTCCTTGTAAAATAATGCGTCTTTTTGTTGATGGAGATGCTTTTCCAAATTTGCTCAAACCGATTCTGCTTCGTTCCATTGAGAGACTAAACATAGAGACTTTGGTTGTCTCAAATAAACTTATAACTATCGGAAAATCCAAACTTATAAGCTATGTAATTGTAGAGCAGGGTGTAGATGAAGCAGATAATTATATAGCAGAAGTTGTAAAAGAGGGCGATTTGGTAATTACTGCAGATATTCCACTCGCAGATAGAATTATAAGCAAAGCGGCACATGCAATTGATCATAGAGGCGAACGCTATAGCGTGGATAATATCAAACAATATCTAGCTATGAGAAATTTAATGGAAAAAATAAGAGAAAGCGGAGAGATGACAAGAGGTCCAAAGCCATTTGACCAAAAAGATGCACATCAATTTGCAAATCAGCTCCATAAATTTTTGACTAAGTATTACAAAATTTAAAGCAAACTTAAAGTAACTTTCAGCTACAATTCGCCACTTTTTACATCCGAGATAATTTACAAGAGGAGGGTTTATGTTTGACATATTAACAGATTCATTTACAAATGCTATTAGAAAAATTCGCTTTCATGACGATGAAAAGGCCCTGACAAAAGCTCTTGATGAGTTAAAAAAATCTCTTTTAAAAGCAGATGTAAACCATAAAGTCGTTAAAGATTTAATTTTTAAAGTTCAAATAGAGACTAGAAAAAACGGAATCGGCAAAGATCAGTTTTTAGCCGCGCTAAGAGATGCTCTGCATGAACTGCTGGAAATCGGAGGAAATAGAGGTTTTATATTTGCATCAAAACCTCCTACCGTTATTTTAATGACGGGACTTCAAGGTTCGGGTAAAACAACTACAACCGGTAAGTTAGCGCTGTATTTAAAAAATAAACAGAAAAA from Sulfurimonas sp. includes the following:
- a CDS encoding GIY-YIG nuclease family protein; its protein translation is MLKCSDDTLYTGITTDLARRVDEHNNSPKAAKYTRIRRPVELIYSENYEDKSGASKREYDIKQLSRVQKLFLVK
- a CDS encoding RNA pseudouridine synthase; amino-acid sequence: MALEKAYKLLAAQEGISNSEAKSMIDRGLVYAANKKVMIARGDIDTKTLFKVEKIEKIKPIFENDDLVVVDKPAHVNSDEIERQFKPAVLLHRLDRETSGVLMLVKNEEFREKAIQEFKRDRVYKEYIAWIEGILSEPVDVDKPILTTKKNNRASSNVSAKGKPARTEIFPDIVSGNKTKVKCIIHHGRTHQIRTHLRYIEHPIVGDEQYGGRRAKRVMLHAYKVRLLGMEFVAPEPKTFVHFE
- a CDS encoding YaiI/YqxD family protein encodes the protein MRLFVDGDAFPNLLKPILLRSIERLNIETLVVSNKLITIGKSKLISYVIVEQGVDEADNYIAEVVKEGDLVITADIPLADRIISKAAHAIDHRGERYSVDNIKQYLAMRNLMEKIRESGEMTRGPKPFDQKDAHQFANQLHKFLTKYYKI